The window GCGCTGCATATAACTGAAACAAACACAAACGATAGAATAAAAAATAGCTTCTTCATCCTTTAAAAAATTAGCGTTGCAGGTTAATAATTCCAGTATCAGTTCCTTTGAATTTTATATTGGAACCATCCTTGTAGACACCTATCATTTTCCAATAATATGTGCCATTTGGTAAAGCCTTTCCTCCAAAGTTACCATCCCAGCCTGTCTCCATAATCTGGGATATATTATCACTGGTAAAGACTATATTTCCTTGCTGGTCTACTATCTGTAAAGTCAAGCGAGCTACACCTTTTCCATATATTTTAAAGATATCATTGGTACCGTCCCCATTTGGTGTAAATAGGTTTGGCACAAAGATCTCATTCCCCACAAACACCGTTACACTTCCTGTTGAGACACACCCAAAAGCACTCATAACCCTTACAGTATAAGTAGTTGTTACTTCTGGTGAAACAGTTGGGGTTGCAATATTTGGTCGATCCATATTATAGTCAGGAGACCAAAGGTAGAATGTACCTCCTGATGCTTCCAGTGTCACTTCTGTTCCTGCTCCTATTGCAATATCTTCACTCACTGTTACTACTGGCAGATCATTTACTACTACTGTAATGGTATCTGTTCGGGTTAAACAGTCTCCTAAGGAAGCTTTAACAATATAAGTGGTTGTTTCTTCTGGGAATGCCATCGGACTTGATGAAGCAGGATCGTCCAAACCTGCTTGAGGCGACCACTCAAACTTATAGTCACTTGCACCACCATCTATTGTAGTTTCCAGTACAGTTCCTTCTCCATAACAGATTGCCTTGTCCGGTCCAGCATCAATGCTGTAAAATTCATCTACAAATACCGTTACAGAATCTGTTAGACTGATACATCCTTTGTCATTAGTTGCTGTAAGGAAATAGGTTGTTGTGACAGCAGGAGAAGCTTCCGGTTGAGCAACCGTACCTGAAGAAAGCCCTATTGTTGGGAACCACTGATATTGTATCCCATCAATAGCTGATGAACCAATTGTGGTTACACCTTCCGTACAGATTGAGCGATCAATTCCTGCATCTGCAACTGGCAAGTCCAGTTTTATGATACTTACAGATTTTGCGTCATTACAGCCATCCCAGGAAGTTACATTGGCTGTCACTACCATTGATTGCTCTACAGTTGTATCGAATGACACCCCTGTATGAAGCAGGTTGCCACTATTGTCAAACCATTCTACGGATTGCCAGTCTCCCTCTACAGTAAGGCTTGCTTGCTCCCCATCACAAACTTCCAATGTTTCTGGCAATACAAAATCTGGCAAAGGCAATACATTTACGACCAAAGTATCGGTCCAAATACATCCGTTGCTGTTTGTTCTTTCCGCCCACAAGGTATCTGTCTGTGTTATTTCGAATGTCAGGTCGTTTCCTTCTTCAATCATTCCAAGCTGAGATGAGAACCATTTTACCTGATCGTCTGCATTTCCTACTGACAACGCGATGGTTTCCATATAACAGATTGAAGTATCTTGTCCCAGACTAAATGTTGGCAACGCTAATTTTGTGACTTCAACTGTATCTGAATAGATACAGCCATTACTGTTTGTAACCGTTGCCCAAATTGTTTCATCATTATAAACCGTTTGCGTATAGCTTGATGCCGTTCCTTTCTGCAACAATCCTCTAAAGTCTGAGTACCAAGAGACATCAGCGATATTTTCTACTTCAACCTCCAAGTTCAACGCCTCACCTTCGCATATTTGTTGATTAGCACCTAACGAGAATACTGGTAATGCTAGCCTGTTGATGGTGATTGTATCATAATTCACACAGCCTTCCGGATTAAATACTTCCGCTACGTAACTCTTAGTGTCATCAGCATCAACATTGATATACCAAGTATCTTCTGCAATAGGTGTTGATACTCCTTGCTCAAACCAGTTAACTGTTGGCCAGCCTCCTTCAACTTTCAAGGTCACTTGTTCTCCTTGACAAACCGACTGGTCACTGCCCAAAGTAAATGCAGGAAGGTCAAATACATCAATCACAATGGTGTCATAAGCAATACACCCATTGGCATTCTCTACTCGTGACCAAAGTGTATCCTTCACTGTCGCCGTATGCTCATACACATACACGCCATCAGCCAGTTCACCCTCTCTATTAGAATACCATGTTACATTTGTCCAGTCCTCACTTACAGAAAGTGTCTTGCTGGTCATGTAACAGATGGTATCATCTGCTCCAAGTGTATAGTCTGGCAGTGCATATGGATGAATCGGAATCGTGTCATTGCCGATACATCCATTGGCATTTTCAACTGAAACCCATAACGTATCAGGCTCTGAGATTTCATAAGAAAGCGCAGCATCGGTTCCTAATGCCCCTTTCAACTTGGAATGCCATTCAACTCGTTCCCAAGTACCAGCATTCAACGCTATTGTTTCTCCAATACACTCATAAATGTCCGCACCTAAATCTGGCTCCGGCAAAGGGTTCACCTTCACAGCAATGCTGTCTGTATTTAAACATCCTTCGATGTTAGTCACCTCAGCCCAAACGGTATCAGATGCAGTCGCCAACCATTGGAGTGATCTTGAGCTTGAGAGGTAACCTTGCTTCTGTGAATACCATTTCACCTCTGCCCATCCGCCACCTACGTCAAGCAGCAATGTTTCATCAAAACAGATGGCTGTATCTGCTCCCAAGTCAAAACGAGGGATTGGATAAAAATCAACTACGATTGTATCAGCACCTGAACATCCGTTGGCATCTGAAACCGTAACTTCCACAGTATCTTTTTCCAATACCTGATAAGAAAAGCTTTCATCATTAGATGTAAGACCATCTGAAAAACGTCTCCAGGTAACGGTCTCCCATATGCCTAATTCCACATTCAGGTTTACCTCACTTTCTTCACAAATAATGACAGTTGCCTCCAATCCTGGATCTGGCAAGTCATATACTTCAACCGCAATCGTATCAGTGTTGATACAACCATTGCTGTCCGTTACTTCTACCCAAACACTATCATTTTGTACAAAAGCATGGCTCCATGTAGATGATGTATCATCCTGTTGCACTCCTGAGAGGATTGTTCCCCATCTGACTCTTTGCCATACACTTCCTGCCTCAAAATTCAATTCACCACCTTTACAGACAGTTCTGTCTCCACCTAAATCAGGAGTTGGCAATTCCCACATTTCCACAATTACGGAATCAATGGTAAAGCAACCTTTATCGTTCCACACCGTCAGTTCAAGTGTGTCTGTTTCTGTTGTTAACCATGGCAATACCTGCTCGTTTCCAACAATTTCATCTTTTCTTAAGGATTTCCATTGGTATGTAGTATGTCCTGCTCCTGCATCCAGATCAATCACACTTCCAGAACATTCAGATAGGTTCAGGTCGGTTGCCAATACTGGTAACTCCAACAATGAAACTTTTACCGTATCATAAGCCCAGCAACCATTGCTGTTTTTCAATCCCAACTCCAATGAGTCCGTCATATTGACTTCCCAATCAAGTTTCTGGTTCGTGGATATTACTGCCCCATCACTGAGTTTTCGCCAAACAGTTTCACTCCATCCTTCTCCTGCATCAAAGGAAATCGTATTGTCTGCACAAACTTCCAAATCAGATCCTAGGTCAGGTGTCGGCAACTCATAACTTTCAAGCAGGATTGTGTCTTTCCCTACACAGCCATTAATGTCAATCACCGTTACTTCCACTGAATCTTTCTCTCCAGCTACGTATGGGTAAATAACCCCATTCACTGTATTTCCTGAAATTAGCCCTTTCCAGGACACATCTGTCCAGCTATCTGCCAACCTGAGTGTATCAAAAGCATTCCAGCAAACATTTTTGACCTCAGCAAGCCCTGGTTGCGGTACAGGATAGCTTGTAATGGTAAGCGTATCCAAACTTGAACAGCCATTAAAATCTGTTACTGTTACCTCCAGTATTTCTTCTGTCGATACATTTACAGAAACATTCTGTGTTGTACCCAAAAACTTATCCTGAGAAAGTGAATACCAAGATACCTGTGCAAATGTCCCTGTCAGGTTTGTAAGGTAAGTCCCACCTTTACAAATAAATTCCTGCTCAGGTAGGTTTGCTTCCGGCAATTCCCATACACTTACCTTGACCGTATCTTTCATCTGACAACCCAAGGCAGGTTTGTCTACCGTTACCTCAATTTCTTCCTCTGCAATCAAGCTGACCTCCAATGTCAGTCCGGCTCCCAAATCTTTTCCAGACAATGTTCTCCATGTGACCGTTTCACCTGATTTTCCAGCGGATAAGGTAAATGGCGCTTTTGCACAAGTATAAAAGTCATCTCCTAGGTTAGGCTTATCACAAACTGTAAATGACGCTTCAGAAGCAAAAGCACCTCCCTGGTGGCTACTTCCAATAGCATGAACTGACCAATAGTAGGTACCTTCTTCCAAACTGTCTATTAACACTTTCAAACCTGATGAGGTTTGTTGCAAGACAGCTCTTTCTCCGCTGCTCTGTGTCAGCGTTGTTATATAATCACCTTTCCCTGGCTCACTACCTAACCTTACTTCATATGCTGTTGCTCCAGAGACAGCATTCCACTCCAACAATACCTGATTGATCTCTACTGTTGTGGAAAGCCCTGCCGGAGCAGTAGGCACTGATACAGTTCCTGTATCATTATTCTGATATAAAATTGTCTGTACGCCTGTATAGGTATTTCCAGTTGTCAATAAGTCCAGTTTATTGTCTCCATTCCAGTCTGCTACTGCAATTCCACCATCTGAAATTAAGGTAAAAGCAATACCTGAATCCGTAAACCCTGTTCCACTACTGTTCGTCAATGCCCAAATTTCTTTTACACCACCTGACGTAACCCCAGAAAGAAAGACATCGATATACCCATCCAAATCAAAGTCTCCAGCTTTTACATCACCACCTGCCAATTGTGGTAAACTCCAAGTGTTCTCCTGCCAACCTGCTGACTTATTAAGGTATACTTTTGCTACAGATGTACCTCCACTACCAAAGCCTGACATAATCAAGTCCATACGACCATCCTGATCGAAGTCTGCCTTGTCCAGTTTAGGTTCAGTCAGTCTTTGAAAAGAGGCAGAAACGGCCTCCCATGTACCGACACCTGTCTGGACATACAGTTTACTAAGGTAATTACCATAGATATCCTGTCCTGACACAAATAAGTCTGTACGTCCATCCAAATCCGCATCAAAGGATAGCAGCTGTGCATTGGTAAAGGATGGCAGGTTAGTTGACTTTTCTATCCATATATTCTCATCCAACACAAAAAATCGGGTTTGTGCCACACCATCTGTATCACTTCCTGTCAGTAGTATGCCTTGCTTTCCTTCAGACCTGAAATCTCCCCATAGGACAGCAGCATTTGAATAATCGGGTAACCCATTTTCAAGTGAAGTCCAAGTTCCGCTACCATTGTGGGTGTATACATGCACTTTTCCTTCTCCCGTTCCAGTATCCTTACCTGTAACAATTAGGTCTGAAATTCCATCACTGTTCACATCTGCCGCAAGCAGGGAAGGGTCTGACAATTCTGTCAAACCATTACTCCAGCTATCCCAACCTGAGCCATTATAATGCATGGCTTGCAGGTACCAACTTCCTCCCGCATCCTTACCAGAGATCACAAGGTCTTTCATACCATCCAGATCCAAATCCAATGACAGTACTTCTCCTTCATACAATGCAGGCAAGTCTGTTGAGCTTACCTTTTCAAACCCCTGGGCCATTGCTCCCAGCATGTTAAAGGATACCACACATGCCGTTAAAAAAATATAGCCTATCCTATTCATGATAAAAAATTAGTTCTGAATCAATACTTTAGTAGCCTTCACTTCCTGAACTGTTACTAATTGTAATATGTAAACTCCTGAAGGAAGTCTCTCATTTTCATACCTCACTGTATAGTGGTTTGCACCCGACAGTTCTTTTTCCCATAATTTTTTGGCATCACCTGCACTTCTTAGTGAAAGTACCCCGTCCATCTCCTCATTCAGTCTTACATTAATGGTAAAACGACCATCATTTGGCACCGGCACAACCTCCAACAGTTGAATATCGCTGTCTTCATCTATATCCTCATTGGAAGAGCCTGCAATTCCAAACCTTCCATTTGACAAGGATACTACATCAAGTTGTCTGGATACAGTAGCTATACAGTTTGCCAAGTTAGCTTGCATGGTAACGGTGTAGGTTCCTGCCTGATTGAATCGAATTTCACGTTGATGATCTGTTTCAGAAACGATTTCTACTTCAGGTTCAATTGACCAGTTAATTCCATCTGGCAATGGCCATGAAACGTCTATCAGCATAAAGGTTTCTACAACTTCTGTTGGAGATGTTTCCACAAGGAAATTCGCTTCTAGTAGGTCATCCCTTTCCACTACTTCAAAAGTAGTACTTGTTGTACACCCTGCTAACGTTTCAACTTCTAGCTCATAATTACCTGCCCCTATCACCAGTAATACCTGCTCATTAGAGGTAAGTCCTCTGTCTGATGTCCAAGTTACTTTATGCCATTGGCTGCCAGCATCCAAGCTAAAGACTGAGCCAGCACAGATTTCAATAATATCCGTCAGGTTAGCAACCTCAAGCACCAATGCTTGTGGGTCTTCCAATATTTTGGTGATCATCGCCTGACAACCATTCGCATCCGTTACTGTTACTGTGTAAGTACCTGCATTCAATGCTGAAGCTATGGCTGTCTCCTGACCATTATTCCAACTGAAAGTATAAGGTGCTGTACCACCACTTACCTCTACCTGAATTTCACCGTCAGCAGCACCCACACAAACCGGGTTTGAGAAACTTGCTACTGATAACCTCAGTTCGGCAGGTTCGCCTACCGTATAAGTTCTAGTGATACTACATCCTTTTGCTGCATCTACAATGGTCAGCTGGTAAGTCCCTTTTCTTAATCCTCCAAGAGTATTTCCTTCAGCTCCATTCTCCCATATATATTCGTAGCTTCCTGAACCTCCTTGTGCTGTAATGGTAATACTGCCATCACTGCCTCCAAAACAAGAAACATTCTGGATTTCAAAGTTTGCCACCTCCAATACTGGTGGGTTATCTAGTCTGAATCCGTATGCACTTTGTGTACAACTGTTCTCATCCGATACAGTGAAATCATATCTGCCTGATGTCAACCCTGAAACTGTAAACGTACTATCTGCGTCATTCCATTCCACCAAACTACCTTCCGGAGCTGTCAGTACATAAGTACCTGTTCCGCCTTCAGGCCTAAAGATCAGTTGTCCGTCAGCAGCACCAACACATGAAGGGTTGATAGCATCTACCAATGACAGTGTAAGTGAAGCTGGCGCCCCAATGGTTACTTCTGTTGAAATTGAGCAACCGTTGGCATCTCTTATTTCTGCGATGTAAGTACCTGCACCAACACCTGTCAATTCTGTGCCCCTTTGTCTGTTACTCCAAGACACAAAATATGGTGCGGTTCCACCTGATACCGATAGGGATGCCATTCCGTCATTGGTCAAGGAACATGTCGCATCAACAATATCAGAAACTGATACTTCAAGTGGTGTTGGCTGGCTATCCAATGTAAGTTCTGCCTCTAACAAACATTGATTCTGGTCGGTTATTCTGACATGGTACGTTCCTACTCCAATTCCCGAAAGTGTTCTTCCAGTCACACCTAAGTCTGTCCACTCAATCAGGTAAGGTAATCTTCCACCAGTAACATCTATCGTGATCGAACCATCTACAGCTCCGTAACAGCTTGGGCTGACCATCTGTGTTGAGATAATCTTCAAGATATCTGGAGAAGGTACTGCAAGCTCCGCGGTAGCTATACAAGCCAATGAAGACTCCATATCAGATACGGTCACTTCATATGTACCTACCCCTACCTGTTGCAGGTGCTTTGTTGTAGCTATTACATTGGTCTCGTCTTTAAGCCTCCACTCGTATGCAAATGATTGGTTACCTCCATTTACTTCGATAAAGATATTACCTTCATTTCCATCCGGACACTTTGGCTTTTGAATACTGATTGGTGTAACCTCAATCGGCTCTGGATCATTCAGGCTAAATGCACTTGTGAAGGTACAACCATAGTTATCCGCTATTACCAATGTAAATGTTCCCTCAGGCAACCCTGTAACAGAAGCTCCTTCCCCAACAATAGCATTGTTGCTATCCAACCAAGTGATTGTCGAAATTTCTGTTAAGTCTCGCTCCAATACCTGCACCGATGCATTACCATCAGCACCTTCAAAACATGTAGGGTTTGAACTGCTTATGATTGCATCAATCTCGTTTCTTTTAGTAAGTAAAAGAGATGGCGCTATCACTTCACAACCTCTTGCATCTCTTACAGTCAAGGTTACTTCTCCATATGGCAAGCCACTCTTTTCTGTCAGTCCTGACACAAAACCTTCCCCATTCCAACTATATTCATAAGGTGGAAGACCTCCAGAGACCCAGCTTCCCATAGCCCCGTCTGCAATACCTGAACATGATGTCGCATTTATTTCATACAAACCTGCAAAAAGGCTCGTTCTGTCCTTGATTGAAACATTCAATGGGTCGCTGACACAACCATACTGATCTATAGCCCAAACTGTGTAGTCTCCGGCAAAAAGCTGGTCTAGTGTTGCTGTCCTATTCCCCGTAAATTCATAATTTCCTTTCTTCCATCTGTAAGTGAATGATTCTCCACCTCCTGCTCCTATTACTGAAATGGAACCTGTCGCATTGCCACAGTCTGAAGAGTCAAGACTAACCAACGAGATACTTACAGCAGCTCTATCTTCAATGGTTACAGCTACGGTCGTATCACAATGTGTTGACAGGTGCTCGATTGTCGCTAGGTATTGTCCTGCTGTTACATTGTTCAACGATGTTCCTGTAGTAACAGCGATGTCATTCCAAGTAATGGCAAATTCTGATGTTGGGAAATTCTGTAACTGAACTGCTCCAATCGCTTTTCCACAAGATGATGGTGTTATATCAAAAACTGGTTCTCCAAATACATGTCCTATCTTTTCCTCCTCTATATTGATGGTTAGGTATGCCGGACAAGTTCCTTGGTCATTAAATGATAGAATTACCGATTCATAAGCCTTGAATCCTTTCAGTTCAAATACCCCGTTTGTGTTATCCTCACTTACTATCGTAATTCCATCTGCTCCGTTAAAGTAATAAGGTCCATTACCTCCAGTTACCTCTACCTTTACCTGTCCTGTTGGCTGACTACAATATGGTAATTCCCTTTCTACCTCCACAGCCTTAGGCGCTCCCTCAGCTGTAAGTGAGAATGTAAAATCAGCAAATGTACAAGAAGCATTATCTGTTACATTCACCTGATAAGCTCCAGCAGTCAATCCTGTAACATTGGCAGTGTTATATGGAAGATCATTCCACTCAAATGTAAAGTCATTGTTATCCAAAACTACATCACTAAGGTCAGTCACCACCAATGACACCTCACCGTCATTACCACCACAAGAAGGGTTACTGTCAACCACAACCGAGACTTTAAATTGTCTATCCAGCTTTGTGACCTGCACAGTTGGCACCTCAATTTCACAACCTGTTTCCTGATCCTTTACTACAAAGTCATATGTTCTTGAAGCAGAAAGGTTTTCAATCAATGTATTAGTTCCCGTAAATTCCTTCACCAACTCAGAAGCCTGATAGAGTGCATAGCTGCCTGAACCTTGCATCACATCCAGATTTACGGCTCCATTACCAAGCCCACAATAATCGACAGCGGTTTCTGTTACATTCACCTCCATCTCTGTATAATTGAAAGTTGTCACTACACTTCCAGAGGCAGGAGTGCAACCATTCGCATCTATCAAACTGAAGGTATAAGTGTAACCTCTTTTGAGAGAATCAATTAAATAGCTACTAACGGGGCTATCTATACTTTGTGAGAAATTGCCAAGACTGCTTGACCATCTCAGCGTATAAGGTGCTACCCCTCCATCAATATCAATCGTGACCTCGCCAGAAGGATTTCCTAGACATGCATTAATCGTCGGATTAACATTGTTTACAACAAAACCCAAAACAGCAGGAGCAGATACTTCAAATGGTAATTCCTCTGAATTAATTGGACACAAAGTCAACGTATTGTCAACTGCCTGAATATAGTATTGACCTACAGCAAGGTTATTGAACATACCACTGCTATTGGAAGTCAATAACGTCCCATCTTTTTGGTAAAGGTTGAAAGTATAATTGCCTTGTCTTGGGTTCTGCTCATTAACACCTGCATTGACAGCAACCCAACCAAAGTCATCAGCACAGTCTAATGAAGTAACTGCGTTTGAGATATACAATGGATATAGAAGTTCGCTTTCCAGATCAAGTGTCTTTTCATCATATCCGCAAGCATCTGAATAACCATAACGGAACCTATAAACACCAGCCGGAACAGCTTCAAATATTATGGAAGCCCCATTTGCTTCTACAGTAGCATAATTAGTCCAACTTGCTGCATCTTGTCTTTCCACAATTAGCGTAGCTCCTGTAATATTTACTTCAGCCACCAAGTTAAACCCATCACAGCTATTGCCTCCAGTTTTGGAGACACTTACCAGTTCTGGTTCTTCACTGATTCCTATCTGTATCAACTTACCTGTTTGCGCCTGCCATTCTGCACAACCACTCTCGTAATAATATAATTGGTATTCACCAGCGGGGATGTTAGTCCATTCCAAGATTGCAGGCGATGCTGTTGCCGTATAAGTAGGTAATGCTGTTTCATCATCCGTTTTCACCCACTTAAACTGAATGCCGCTTGCATCAATAACTTCTAAAGAAATTGTTCCATCATTTGAATCGGAACAAGTCAAGTCCTGATGAACCATGCTAATCACCTCAAGAGGTTTCTTTTCTGGAACAGAATATTCTTTTGCTCCTTCTGCAGATGAACTACCATCAAAGGATGTTGTGACACAGCCATTAGCATCTACAATTTCTACCAAATACATTTGGTTACCTGCTAGGTCCTCTAGCCTTATGCTATCAACCGAAACTTTATAATCCTCATACAAAGTAACAGTAAATGCCTGATTTGGTAGATCCTGCGTCTTGACATTAATAGAATATGGCAGGTGTCCTCCCTGAATTTTAATATCAAGAGCACCTGTAGGTTGACCGTAACAGGTAGTCGCTATAGGGTTAACTTCAACTTCAACTGCTGCTGTTTGTGGAATAGTAACTGCTCCTGATCCATCGTTTACATGATCATTGTTTTCTTGCCACTCAACTCGAAGTGAATCTTTTGTCAATCCATCCAATTCATAGATGGTTAACTGATCTACTAAACGCCAATCACTACAGGAGTCATCCCGAATTTTAAGGAAGTAAGTTTCATCACCATCCAAATCAATTGGCATAAAGGTATTAGTTCCTGTAAATACTACAGAATCCAAATTTGTTATTGCGTTTGCCACTGCCAATTCATAGCCTGTTCCAGCACCTCCTGCCACACTTATAATTTCGACCTTACCATCCTGTGCATCAAAACAGGTTGTACTAAATAGGTTGATTGAAACTTCAAAGGGAGGATAGTTTGATAGATAATAATGCAATGTTACAGGATTATCACCTCCCCCTTCAAGTGCATCTGTGTTCATTTGCGCAAGGTTATCTCTTACAGATGTATCATAGAATGAGTCAAGATAATCTGCACTGTAATTGATATTCTTATAAGGAGCATTATAAGCATCGATTACTTCTATCTGGTAGGTGTTTTCATTGGTGAGGAATAATTCCCCATCACTTTCTCTACGCAAAACACTATCACCAACTATCAAGCGATAATTTAATCCATTTACGATCACCTTATAGTAAGCTGAACCTTTAACTGTATCATATAAAGGAATACCGCCCTCAATATTAAGCTTGACCTGACCATCTGCACCATCTATACAATTTGGTTTTTCAGGTGCGAGGAATGTTATCGCTAAAGAATCTGGAGCAAATAATGTTGTGCTTGCCGAATCGCTACTGTAAGCAAGTGAATCAAAAACTGCAATATTTAAAGCGCCTGCAGGAAGTAAGTCAAGGTATCTCGAAACAGTATATGGAGCACCTGTGGCAAATGGAACAGTAATCGTATTCCAAGTAGTACTTCCCCTGGCTGATACTTTAGTGTATATTTATAATTACCACCAATCTGTGCTGGAATACCTCCAGATATTGTATAGTAAGCTCTACCAGTTTCAGCCTTAGTACCAATTGCAGACTGTACATGTAATGTATCGCCTGGTATACGTGCCCAGTTCTTTAAAGAATCAATTTTAAGAACAAGTGGGGCTGGTTCTTCCAAAACAATAATATCAGAAATAACAATATCTCCAGTTGTAGATGCACCATCTGAAATACTAGTCAAATCATCTTCTATAGGACTTTCATAATACTTATCTTTTACGACTACTCTATAAGTACCAGCATTAAGATTAAGAAGTGAATGTGATGTACCTGTTACATCTGTAAAATCTCTATGCAGACTATAACCTGTATCTTCCAATTTGTAAAGAGCTGCTTTATAATCAGGGATACCACCAGTTATTTCTATTGTAATACTTCCATTATTGCCTCCATTGGTTGAAATTTCATACCCTAGACCATAATCAAATGGAGTTGCCGTAACAGCTAGTGGACTTGGGGCATTAAGGCTAACCGAAGCGTTTCCATAGATTGTCGTACAACCAAGATTATCAGTTAAGGCACTGACTTGGTAAGTATTTGCATTTAGCTCCCCAAAGATATGGTCGGTTGAAAAAGTAGTTGTATCTGTGTTACTGAGTGTAATTTTATAATCCGGCAATCCTCCAGTCACCGTTACCTTGATGCGACCATCTTGACCGTTGTGTCTTGAAACATTGAATGAGGTACCATAGCTAGATACTATTTCATTTGTTACAGTTATTTTGCTAGGCTCTTTAACTTCCACTTCCTTTATCACATAGCCGGTATATCCATCATCATACTTTGTTATATCCTCTGTTAGATATAAAGAGTAGGTTTCTGCTGTAATGCCTGAAATAGGCTCTAAGATTAGTTTTGTGTTATCAGTATTGAGGGTAACATTCCCAGTATATGCCGCTTCAGAAAGTGCCGTTCCACTCGATAGGAGACACCACCTGAAATTTGATACCACACTACTAGATAGTATTCTCCCATCAGGTATGGAAAGCATTGAAGATACAGAAACGGATCCTCCATTACAGATAATTGGAAGTGCCTGATTAGTTCCAGCAACTCCACTGCCATTATCAAAACTTTCTCCATCCCCTGAATCTGATGAAATAGCTGGAGGGTTCGTAAATTTAAATGATGAAGAATAGGCTTTGGCGTATCCAACTGCTAAAGAACCGTCTACCAAACTATCCAATTGTCCATCGGACAAATTTATATTGTAGGTGCCATCAGCTTCTTTTTGTCCCCACAAATTAAGACCACCTATATCAAATGCAGATACATAAATATCTTGCCCTGTTGGAAAACCTGTAAAGGAAATTTCCTTTAAATTCTCTGATGCATTTACTAAACTGTAATGATTATTTACAGGTAGTTTATTCCATGATCCATCAGCAGATTTACTTAAGCAAACAAGATATAATAATGAATCACTTCCACCTTCTACACTTAATTCTACTGAACCAAGAGGATGGATATCTTCAGGACTATGAAGAGT of the Limibacter armeniacum genome contains:
- a CDS encoding SprB repeat-containing protein encodes the protein MIVNGLNYRLIVGDSVLRRESDGELFLTNENTYQIEVIDAYNAPYKNINYSADYLDSFYDTSVRDNLAQMNTDALEGGGDNPVTLHYYLSNYPPFEVSINLFSTTCFDAQDGKVEIISVAGGAGTGYELAVANAITNLDSVVFTGTNTFMPIDLDGDETYFLKIRDDSCSDWRLVDQLTIYELDGLTKDSLRVEWQENNDHVNDGSGAVTIPQTAAVEVEVNPIATTCYGQPTGALDIKIQGGHLPYSINVKTQDLPNQAFTVTLYEDYKVSVDSIRLEDLAGNQMYLVEIVDANGCVTTSFDGSSSAEGAKEYSVPEKKPLEVISMVHQDLTCSDSNDGTISLEVIDASGIQFKWVKTDDETALPTYTATASPAILEWTNIPAGEYQLYYYESGCAEWQAQTGKLIQIGISEEPELVSVSKTGGNSCDGFNLVAEVNITGATLIVERQDAASWTNYATVEANGASIIFEAVPAGVYRFRYGYSDACGYDEKTLDLESELLYPLYISNAVTSLDCADDFGWVAVNAGVNEQNPRQGNYTFNLYQKDGTLLTSNSSGMFNNLAVGQYYIQAVDNTLTLCPINSEELPFEVSAPAVLGFVVNNVNPTINACLGNPSGEVTIDIDGGVAPYTLRWSSSLGNFSQSIDSPVSSYLIDSLKRGYTYTFSLIDANGCTPASGSVVTTFNYTEMEVNVTETAVDYCGLGNGAVNLDVMQGSGSYALYQASELVKEFTGTNTLIENLSASRTYDFVVKDQETGCEIEVPTVQVTKLDRQFKVSVVVDSNPSCGGNDGEVSLVVTDLSDVVLDNNDFTFEWNDLPYNTANVTGLTAGAYQVNVTDNASCTFADFTFSLTAEGAPKAVEVERELPYCSQPTGQVKVEVTGGNGPYYFNGADGITIVSEDNTNGVFELKGFKAYESVILSFNDQGTCPAYLTINIEEEKIGHVFGEPVFDITPSSCGKAIGAVQLQNFPTSEFAITWNDIAVTTGTSLNNVTAGQYLATIEHLSTHCDTTVAVTIEDRAAVSISLVSLDSSDCGNATGSISVIGAGGGESFTYRWKKGNYEFTGNRTATLDQLFAGDYTVWAIDQYGCVSDPLNVSIKDRTSLFAGLYEINATSCSGIADGAMGSWVSGGLPPYEYSWNGEGFVSGLTEKSGLPYGEVTLTVRDARGCEVIAPSLLLTKRNEIDAIISSSNPTCFEGADGNASVQVLERDLTEISTITWLDSNNAIVGEGASVTGLPEGTFTLVIADNYGCTFTSAFSLNDPEPIEVTPISIQKPKCPDGNEGNIFIEVNGGNQSFAYEWRLKDETNVIATTKHLQQVGVGTYEVTVSDMESSLACIATAELAVPSPDILKIISTQMVSPSCYGAVDGSITIDVTGGRLPYLIEWTDLGVTGRTLSGIGVGTYHVRITDQNQCLLEAELTLDSQPTPLEVSVSDIVDATCSLTNDGMASLSVSGGTAPYFVSWSNRQRGTELTGVGAGTYIAEIRDANGCSISTEVTIGAPASLTLSLVDAINPSCVGAADGQLIFRPEGGTGTYVLTAPEGSLVEWNDADSTFTVSGLTSGRYDFTVSDENSCTQSAYGFRLDNPPVLEVANFEIQNVSCFGGSDGSITITAQGGSGSYEYIWENGAEGNTLGGLRKGTYQLTIVDAAKGCSITRTYTVGEPAELRLSVASFSNPVCVGAADGEIQVEVSGGTAPYTFSWNNGQETAIASALNAGTYTVTVTDANGCQAMITKILEDPQALVLEVANLTDIIEICAGSVFSLDAGSQWHKVTWTSDRGLTSNEQVLLVIGAGNYELEVETLAGCTTSTTFEVVERDDLLEANFLVETSPTEVVETFMLIDVSWPLPDGINWSIEPEVEIVSETDHQREIRFNQAGTYTVTMQANLANCIATVSRQLDVVSLSNGRFGIAGSSNEDIDEDSDIQLLEVVPVPNDGRFTINVRLNEEMDGVLSLRSAGDAKKLWEKELSGANHYTVRYENERLPSGVYILQLVTVQEVKATKVLIQN